Genomic segment of Nostoc sp. TCL240-02:
TCAAACACAATTAGCGTTTCTTGACCAACTTTCAGCCAGTCTTCATAAGGCACGCTCATATCTTCTTCAACACCACCAAGACTAGGTGCTACCATTACCCGGTAGGCTTCATTGAATTTCCTCCGAAACCGGAAATCTACAGAAATTCTTAGACCTTCAGTTTTCCTTCTTACTGTTTGGTGCAATCCACGGGCATCATTAAAGTACATCGTGCCATGTTGCAGTTGTGCTTCTGTATAGGAGACAACCATTGGAACATCCCGACCTTCATCGAAGTCTGACATCACTTGCATAGACTGTAGTTCAATCTCGCGGGGCATCTCACCTGCTTCAATGGTTATATTATCGATGTCGCCAAATAGTGGCAGAACTACTACAGTCGCATCAGCAGCAACACCTGCCCAGACATCGCTATGGCATTTTGAGCTAGCGAAGGGCAAACTCAATTTTTTTGCATCAGTTTTACCATAAACCATACGGAGATTTACTGGTAAATCCACTGCATCAATCAGGTCATTTGCTCCTAGTTGGTAAAAAGCGTCAGCTACGCTTTTTTGAAAAAGGTTAAATGTGAGAGTGTGTTCTCGCTTGGGCATCAAAAGACCAGTGCCGGTGTAGTTTGGTAATGTATTTCTTGCTTCTAGTAGTCGTTCAAGCATTTCAGCTTCTGAAAGAATGATGGGACTATTCAGACATGCTGAAATATAACCCGCAGCAGCAATGCGGATCTGCTGGAACAACTCAGGCTTTAATGTGTGTTCAAACAGTAATCGATACTGTCGCCTTGTAGCAATTTTATCAGCAAGCTCATCAAAGAGTCGATCGCCAAGTTGAGAGAATGCGATCGCACGGTCATATTCTACGCGATCGCCCACTACTGACTTGGCTAACAGTTCTTCTAACATAATTTCTTCCAAGGTTATTCTAAATTATTTAAATCACTAATACATCCAAAGCCATTTCGTTTTTAAAACGAATCTGACTATTACAACTTAACAAGATTATTGTCCTTATACTTCGTAAAATATACTGTTTACTTTCTAGTGTTTATCTTGATTTAAAGAGTTTATCTTAACCTTATTAGTAAAGTACATGTAAAGTTAAAGTTTAAGCCTCAACATATTTATATGTAAAGTAGCTATTAACTAAGTATTTTGAAAACTTCATGAAGCCTGATTATATTAATGTTTTTATATTTAAAGAAATTAAGAAGTTAAAAATATTTCAGTTAGATTTTATCTTGAAACCTATCTTTTTTACGCAAAATTAACCATAAAGAAAAAATCAGTAAGATCAACATTAGCATTATTTTAGGTAAAGGTTACAACATATATAGTATTAAATTATTATAAATTCCGATTGATTAAAACCAACATAACTCTAATATAAATAGATAGTTAAAAATGTCAAATAATCACAAAGACGCAACTATAAGCTTATACAATCGCACAGCATCAGACTGGATTAGAGGAGAACCTAGTTCGCTCTCAGACTTTACAGCACGTCCTTTTGTACTAGAACTTTGTGAGCCTGTTCGTGGGTTGCGAGTACTTGATATAGGTTGCGGAGAAGGTTATTGCAGTCGAGAATTACGCCGACGTGGTGCTGCACAAATACATGGAATAGATATTTCCCAAGGCATGATTGAAGCCGCAAAGTTGCAAGAAGTCGAAGATGCTTTGTGTATTAGCTATGAAGTAGGATGTGCTACCAATCTCAAGCAGTTTGATGATGGTGAAATTGACTTAGTTGTTGCAGTATTTCTATTTAACTATTTGACAATTTCCCAGACCCAAGAATGCATTGCAGAAGTTGCACGCATTCTTCGTCCGGGCGGTCGATTTGTATTCAGCGTTCCCCATCCATCTTTTCCATATATGCGGGAGGCAGCATATCCGTTTTATTTTCAAGTTGAGGGTGCAGGCTACTTCAGTAAGCGAGATCAGCAGTTTCCTGGTCGTATTTGGAAACGAGATGGCTCTTGGTTAAATGTCCAATTGATTCACAAAACTCTTGAAGATTACTTTAATGCCCTTAGAATTGCTGGCTTTAATACCATGCCAATTTTACAAGAATTGTGTGTAACTCCAGAACATATCGCAGTAGACGAATCATTTTTTAGCCCCTTACTTGACCAACCACTCCATCTAGCCCTACAAATATCACGATGATACAGACATCTTCTTTACTAATAAATTCCTTCCGTGAAATAACGGTTAATCATCCTCTATGGAGCCATGAATTCCTAATTCGCTGTCGGGCTGGAAATTTATTTTTACCAGACGTACAGATACTAGCTGTTCAGATGTACAAATTCTCCAAACAATTTAATCGGATATTAGCCAGTATCTTATCTTGTTGCGAAGATGAAAGTAGCCAGTTAGTCATCTTAGAAAACCTATTTGACGAAATGGGACAGGGAGATATAACTCAGTCCCACCCAGAATTGTTTCGTCAATTTACCCGCGCCCTTGGTATCGACGACGAAACTTTGGCAGCACTACCCACTGCACCTGAAACTCGTGCCCTGATTGAAACTTACTTGCAGATACCACATAAATATGGCTACTTAGCTGCACTGGGTGCTGTCTGTTATGCTTCCGAAGGGATTGTTAGCTCACTCTACACGCAACTATATAAAGGAATCATTGGTGCTGCTCCCTTACCCAAAGAAGCCCTGATCTTTTTTGAAGTCCATATTGATGTAGATGATAGTCATGCAGCAAAGCTAGCAGCAGTGATTGAACCTCGAATTACCATGAATGAGGAGGATATCAAGGTAAAACTGGCTATTGTAGAAGCTATGGATGCGCGTGTCCAATTTTTTAATGGAATTCAGCGTCAAATCTCTAAATACAGCTTGTATTCTGATTCATGGGTGCATTTTGATGCATTGCTGTAGTATTGTGTCAAGTTTAAATTGATGGGTAAACAAGTTTGTAGTAAGCACTAAAGTCCTTACTACAAATCCTCAAAACTAGCTAGGCAAAGCAACCAGTGAAAATACGGTTGTAACAATAAGGATTTGTAGCATTAAAATACAAACAGTTTTACTTGTTGTTTTGGGATTTTAAATCTAAAATAAAACATTTTCAAACTATAACTACAGAAAATTATGCAATTTAAATAACCTTTTTAAGAAATTAGTTGTCGAGTCTTGGGCAAATTCACAAAGCAAAATTAGGTGCAGTCATCAGGAGGCTTCCATGTACGGTTTAGTGAACAAGGCGATTCAAGACATGGTGTGCAGTCGCTTTGGCGAAGAGACTTGGAAACAAATTAAGCACAAGGCAGAGGTGGACGTAGATGTTTTCCTCAGTATGGAAGGCTATCCCGATTACATCACCCACAAGTTGGTAAAAGCTGCTAGTGTCGTTCTAAGTTTATCTCCCAAACAGATTATGCAAGCCTTTGGAGAATTCTGGGTTCAGTACACAGCCCAAGAAGGCTATGGTGAAATGATGGATATGAGTGGAGATACATTGCCTGAGTTTTTAGAAAACCTCGATAATCTTCATGCTCGTGTAGGAGTTAGCTTTCCTAAACTCCAGCCCCCATCATTTGAATGTACTGATATGGAGGAAAATTCTCTGAGCTTACACTATCGTTCTGATAGAGAAGGGCTGACTCCAATGGTTATTGGTCTAATCCAAGGATTGGGAACAAGGTTTGATACAGAAGTTCATATTACCCAAACTCAGAATCGGGATGAAGGTGCTGAACATGATGAATTTTTAGTGATTTATAAACCAAATTGAGTGTAGCAGCATGGCTCCTCCTCACCTTACGCTTTCACCAGAGTCATTGGCGAAAGCTTTTCCCTTCCACTTTGCATTTACCCGTAATCGTGAAATTGTACAAACTGGTGATGTCTTGGGGCGCATTTGCCCTGAGTCATTAATTGGTAAATTGATTGAGCAGCATTTCCAGATTAATCGTCCAAAGATTCTGACTGATTTTGACGCTATTAGTAAACAGCCTCGTGCCCTATTTATTGTAGAGTTCCTTCATAATGGAATGCAACTCAAAGGTCAAATGATGTATCAACCAGAGGAGGAGGTAATATTTTTTTTAGGTTCTCCCTGGATTACAGATACAACTAGCTTGGCTCCTTTGGGTATCAAGCTCAAAGACTTTGCGATTCACGACCCAATAGTTGATTTTCTGTTTTTACTGCAAGCTCAGAACACTGCTTTGACTGATGCCAAAAAGTTAACAGGCGAACTTAAACAACAAAGGGCACAACTGCGGAGTGCGCTGCAAATTAAGGAAAACCTAGCGGAAATTGCTGAGGCTCAGGCTAAAAGATTGGAAAAATCCCTCCGGGAGCTACAGCAAACTCAAGCCCAATTGGTTCAGGCGGAGAAAATGTCCAGTTTGGGGCAGTTGGTTTCAGGAGTTGCTCACGAAATTAACAACCCTGTTAACTTTATTTACGGAAATTTAAAATATACAAAAGATTATACACAGTGTTTGCTAAAGCTTGTACTTCTTTACCAGCAATTTTATGCCAATCCTGTGCCAGAAATTAAAGAATACATTGAGGAAATCGAGTTAGATTTTTTACTAGATGATTTGCCCAAAATTCTAGATTCGATGCAAGTAGGAGCCGAAAGGATCTCTGAAATTGTCTTGTCTCTGCGGAATTTCTCTCGTCTTGATGAAGCCGGAATGAAAAAGGTTGATATTCACCACGGACTAGATAGTACCTTGCTGATTTTACAGAATCGGTTTAAGAATAGCGTTGAGCATCCTGAGATCAAAGTAGTTAAAAACTATGGAAACTTGCCTTTGGTAGATTGTTACGCCGGCCAACTCAATCAAGTGTTCATGAATATTATCAGTAATGCTATTGATGCACTTGAAAGCCATAACGATAAACGCGCGATCGCAGAAATTCATGCTAGTGCTAATAAAATTACAATTACTACAGAAATCATTGAAACAAACTGTGTTGTCCGAATTGCTGATAACGGTTCAGGAATGACAGAAGCAGTTAAGGAACGACTGTTTGATCCATTTTTCACAACTAAGCCTGTGGGTAAGGGTACAGGACTAGGTTTGTCAATTAGCTATCAAATTGTAGTTGAAAAACATCGGGGAAGACTGAAATGTGTATCAGAACCCGGGCAGGGTACTGAATTTTGGATTGAAATTCCCCTCTCTATGAACACACAAGCAGCTGATTGCGTCAAATCGTTGAGTTATGTTTTATGAATTATGAGAATTAAGAAATGCTTGCAGTGCGAGAGAAGCACTAACCATTTATTTTTTAACTCTCTGAATTCTCAATTATTTTTAAAACTACTGCGTTTAATGTATAAAATATTTTTTAGTTTACGTGTAGTGATGCCATCTCTACGGGATGGTAAGCATAGCTTGTTTCGTCTAAGGGTATGGCATTCATAGCCAACCAAATTTGTCAAAAATATTTAGCTAACAGTGTATTGAAGTTAACAACTCTAAAATTTATAGTTTTAAAGACTACTTATGAGTTATAAGTTATGATTTATGAGTTTTATTTCTAACTCCTAATTCCTAATTTTTTACCTGTACTGCTCGTGAATCTACACCGCCTCATTCCAATTTTTGACAGTTCAGTTTCCAACTGGGCATTAGAAGCGCGGTTGTTGCGCTGGTTAACGTTGATTTGGCTGTTTGTCGGCTTGATAATGCTATTTTCAGCATCCTATCCCGTTGCTGACGCACGTCAAGGTGATGGATTGTACTACTTTAAGCGTCAACTGCTTTGGGTCTTAGTTTCTTTAATCGGATTTAATATTATTGTTAATTTGCCGTTGCAGAAAATTTTGGGAGTATCCCATTGGTTTTTGTTGCTGTTTTTGGCATTAAT
This window contains:
- a CDS encoding heme NO-binding domain-containing protein, whose product is MYGLVNKAIQDMVCSRFGEETWKQIKHKAEVDVDVFLSMEGYPDYITHKLVKAASVVLSLSPKQIMQAFGEFWVQYTAQEGYGEMMDMSGDTLPEFLENLDNLHARVGVSFPKLQPPSFECTDMEENSLSLHYRSDREGLTPMVIGLIQGLGTRFDTEVHITQTQNRDEGAEHDEFLVIYKPN
- a CDS encoding class I SAM-dependent methyltransferase; the encoded protein is MSNNHKDATISLYNRTASDWIRGEPSSLSDFTARPFVLELCEPVRGLRVLDIGCGEGYCSRELRRRGAAQIHGIDISQGMIEAAKLQEVEDALCISYEVGCATNLKQFDDGEIDLVVAVFLFNYLTISQTQECIAEVARILRPGGRFVFSVPHPSFPYMREAAYPFYFQVEGAGYFSKRDQQFPGRIWKRDGSWLNVQLIHKTLEDYFNALRIAGFNTMPILQELCVTPEHIAVDESFFSPLLDQPLHLALQISR
- a CDS encoding TenA family transcriptional regulator; its protein translation is MIQTSSLLINSFREITVNHPLWSHEFLIRCRAGNLFLPDVQILAVQMYKFSKQFNRILASILSCCEDESSQLVILENLFDEMGQGDITQSHPELFRQFTRALGIDDETLAALPTAPETRALIETYLQIPHKYGYLAALGAVCYASEGIVSSLYTQLYKGIIGAAPLPKEALIFFEVHIDVDDSHAAKLAAVIEPRITMNEEDIKVKLAIVEAMDARVQFFNGIQRQISKYSLYSDSWVHFDALL
- a CDS encoding sensor histidine kinase, whose product is MAPPHLTLSPESLAKAFPFHFAFTRNREIVQTGDVLGRICPESLIGKLIEQHFQINRPKILTDFDAISKQPRALFIVEFLHNGMQLKGQMMYQPEEEVIFFLGSPWITDTTSLAPLGIKLKDFAIHDPIVDFLFLLQAQNTALTDAKKLTGELKQQRAQLRSALQIKENLAEIAEAQAKRLEKSLRELQQTQAQLVQAEKMSSLGQLVSGVAHEINNPVNFIYGNLKYTKDYTQCLLKLVLLYQQFYANPVPEIKEYIEEIELDFLLDDLPKILDSMQVGAERISEIVLSLRNFSRLDEAGMKKVDIHHGLDSTLLILQNRFKNSVEHPEIKVVKNYGNLPLVDCYAGQLNQVFMNIISNAIDALESHNDKRAIAEIHASANKITITTEIIETNCVVRIADNGSGMTEAVKERLFDPFFTTKPVGKGTGLGLSISYQIVVEKHRGRLKCVSEPGQGTEFWIEIPLSMNTQAADCVKSLSYVL